The segment AAAACTTTCATTGATACTTACATCCCTGTTCCGGATAGATTTTACCTCTGTTCCTGTAAGCACTATACCAGCTTCAACTTTTTCGATAATCTCATATTCGAAAAATGCCTTCCTGTTTTTAGCAATAATTTCCATGCATACCAAAAGCTTGTAAAGTCATTAAAATTGAATAAATGTGTTGATAAATACTCAAAAAATCGTAGCAAATTGTTCATGTTAATGCAAGGCTTATTTCATAAAATTCCGTTGACTTGATTGTGTATATACTTTAGAATTTACCGTCAGCCGAAGTGGCGGAATTGGCAGACGCGCTAGATTCAGGGTCTAGTCCTCGCAAGAGGGTCAGGGTTCGACTCCCTGCTTCGGCATTTTAAACCCTTGTAAATTAAGCAGTTAAAAACGGTGTTTTGCTTCTGGTGACGGTTTGGTGACGGTCGTTATTATATATTTTCAACTTTTTGCCCCTTCTCTAACCTGACAATTTTATCCTGGAGCGTTAAGTTTGATACGTCAATTTTCAACCTTTCCAAATCAGAATGGCTGTATCTTTCAGTTATTTTTGTATTAAAATGCCCCATTAAACGGGATACGCTTAGTAAAGGTACTCCCTGGTTAACAAGCTGACTTGCAAAGCTATGTCTTGTGGCATCGTACATCCTGACGTTATCCGGCAGGTTGGTTTTCTTTTTTACTATATTCCATATCCTATCAAGTTTACTCCTGGAATAGTGTTTGCCTAACTCAGAAACAAAAACAAAGGTATGGGGCAAATTGCTCTCAACCCTTTCTTTTAAAAAACTAAGCAATTCCGGGTGGATAGGAATTGTTACGCTTTTTGCCCCCCTGCCTTTCCGTTTTTCTCTGAATACATTCCCTGAAAAGGTGGAAGATATTCTTATCGTGCTATCTTTAAGGTTTACATCTCCGCAGCGTAAAGCCCTTCCTTCGCTTAAGCGGCATCCGGTAAGCATAAAAGGAATGCAAAGATCGGTTTATCGTTATCCGGAACAGCTTCATACACATTTCTTTGCACATCAGGTGAAAGCCAGCTTATTTTAGGCTCCGGTACATCAATGTCCGGAAAGTTGGGAACGTTGTCAATTATCTCCAAATCAGTCATTAAATACCGTAAGAAGGTCCTGAAATTATCCAGGATGTTTTTTATGTATTTCCCGCTGAAATCAAAATCCTTCTCCAGGTGTTCTTTATAGCGAATTATGTCCAACTATTATAGACACAGAGGGCTCCTTACTCCTTACTCCTTATCCCTTCCAGCCTTTAATTATTTCTTAAACAGCTATTTCCAAATTTATCTGATTATAATCTACGACAGGCATTGATTCCTTTCTCCCTGCTCTTTTTCGTTTCATGTCTACTAAGCCCAATTCCTCTAATATAGCAATATCGGTTACAATACTTTTTATATCTCTTCCGGATAGTCTTGCAAGTTCCTGGAGGCTTTTAGGTTGTTTCTCCTTTATTAAATGAAGTAACTCAATCCTCTTTGGAGTAATAGCCTTTCTGAACCCTTTGATGCTCTCAAAGTAAAGCCCTTTTTCTCCCTTAACCTTCTCTCCCCGTTCAAGTTTTTTCATAGCCTCTTTTGTATCTTCAAGGACATCTTCAAGGCTTTTTATCCCTATTTTTACCCTTTTAACCCTCATGTATTTTTACCTTTCTTATATCGTTATAAAAATCTTCAATAAGCTTGTCTACACTTTTAAACGTGTATACTTCCTCTTTGTCTCTGTAATGCCTGTGGTCCCCCTTGCCTTCTGCATTGTCATAACCAATAACCCGCTTACCCTTCACAATATATACAAGAGAATACTTATAACCATGTGGTTTGTCATGAGAAGGATTTACCTGCCACAACCTTATCTCGACAATATTGCCAGTATCCTCTCTGACCTTGATATGTTGTATAAGCCTGCCCTTCACTGTAGGTATAATATACCACTAAAAGGGTATTGTCAAATATTTTTTCATTCAGATGAAGGAGTGGATTGTAAAGTTGATTCTGGTTTGTTCCTTTCTTACTTCGATAGACTCAGTAATGGCTGGCGGAAGATGCACAGCCCCCTTGCCTGTCATGGGATATTGGATATAGGAGATGGGATATTAGGGACCGGTTGGTATCTCTTTCCCCCTGTTCCCCATGTCCCATACCCCGCCTTTACGGCAAGCATGCTGTGTTTATTATTGTGTACGATAAAGCTAAAAGACGAGCTTTACCATACACCAGAGAGGCGAAACAGGAAAGGAACACCGCCTTGCATGCTTACTTCCGAAACAGTTCTAAAGTCTGCATGTTCTCCGGCTCTCCTTTGTTTTACGGCACACAAGTGGATTGTATCATGAAAAAACCGCTTCGCTTTAAAATGCAAATAACTTTTGAATTATTTTTCTTTGCATTAATGATAGTAAGGAAAAAAAATAATTAAAAACTTACCGCTGACGCTTTTGCATTTTCATTTTTTCACGATGTTCTTTTGTAGTGTGCCATAAAAAAAGGGTTCATTATTGATGTGTGCGGTGTGGTATGGCGTGTAATTTATTTTTGTAAACGGAAGAGAAAATCAAGAAGAAAGATTTAACCCCGATACACCTAATGTAAAAGACCTGTTATGACTAATGATTTTCCATAAATAACAGGGGGTTTGACCCAATACTCCAGGTGTTCAAGTATTTTTAAAAATTCTTTCAATTTTTCAACTCCTTGTTTGAATTTATGTAGGATTACTCATTTTCATTTTTTGATATTAAATAGTTTACATTGAATTGAATAAGCCTAGTTGATATTGTTGATTATTTTTTATATCCGGTTTGTTCGACATTATTTTTTTAATTGATGAAACTAAATTGTTTCGATT is part of the Candidatus Jettenia sp. AMX2 genome and harbors:
- a CDS encoding site-specific integrase yields the protein MLTGCRLSEGRALRCGDVNLKDSTIRISSTFSGNVFREKRKGRGAKSVTIPIHPELLSFLKERVESNLPHTFVFVSELGKHYSRSKLDRIWNIVKKKTNLPDNVRMYDATRHSFASQLVNQGVPLLSVSRLMGHFNTKITERYSHSDLERLKIDVSNLTLQDKIVRLEKGQKVENI
- a CDS encoding DUF6516 family protein encodes the protein MKGRLIQHIKVREDTGNIVEIRLWQVNPSHDKPHGYKYSLVYIVKGKRVIGYDNAEGKGDHRHYRDKEEVYTFKSVDKLIEDFYNDIRKVKIHEG